A genomic segment from Pedobacter sp. MC2016-14 encodes:
- a CDS encoding beta-L-arabinofuranosidase domain-containing protein, with the protein MKMYRVFSRAVLIFALLVEGCGTVQAQNGDQILDGIGETGMIARYVFAADAKDWSRNNLHAKFQSAEINFVDDNRFGKVLSLSGDKNAFLSLPGQALTDLESLSISGWIYLRSNQPGQRFFDFGKDANKHFFAAPTGTKLQKGYQALITAKGNNEKGAVAPTIEINKWVHLAIVIDITSKAMITYVDGKTVGETKNIPSELSEVFGQQSLDKNLLYIGKSLLPGDPNLNALIHDFRIYRVPLNRNQVATIYKNSLNSGQESTANVGKPEDDLPRFPAHQPQLYNNYLVQVADVEVETELGNLPRLPSYVQGTYQNHVKGPEVRVLWPSDISNTAVLKPGAYTITGRVPGTAFQPKALVTIKESGKSVAPLSRLTSFELNQVTLEADDHGHKTKFIENRDKFVSTLANTEPNSFLYMFRQAFGQKQPEGAKPLGVWDTEDTKLRGHATGHYLSAIAQAYAGTGYDKALQANFAKKMEYMVNTLYTLSKLSGTPKEAGAAFVADPKAVPFGPGRSAFDSELSEAGIRNDYWNWGKGFISAYPPDQFIMLEQGAKYGGQKNQVWAPYYTLHKILAGLIEVYEVSGNKKALEIATNMGDWVYARLNQLPQETLIKMWNTYIAGEFGGMNESMAHLYKITGDQKYLKTAQLFDNIKVFFGDTAHSHGLAKNVDVFRGLHANQHIPQIVGSIEMYKVSNKTEYYKVADNFWHKMVDDYMYSIGGVAGARNPANAECFVSQPATLYENGLSEGGQNETCATYNLLKLTADLFLFEQRAELMDYYERALYNHILASVAENSPANTYHVPLRPGAIKQFSNPDMTGFTCCNGTAIESSTKLQNSIYFKSKDNQSLYVNLYIPSKLDWTARKIKVEQTTDFPKEDHTKLTIKGSGKFDLHVRVPGWATKGFFVTINGSPQNLEATPGSYLKITRKWKDGDVVELKMPFQFHLNPLMDQQNVASLFYGPILLAAQEAEVRKDWRKVTLYAEDIEKSIKGDPQQLQFTIDEVVFKPFYNTYGRHSVYLDVTLK; encoded by the coding sequence ATGAAAATGTATAGAGTGTTCTCGCGTGCTGTCCTAATTTTTGCGCTTTTGGTTGAAGGTTGTGGCACCGTACAGGCACAAAATGGTGACCAAATATTGGATGGCATTGGTGAAACGGGTATGATTGCGCGCTATGTGTTTGCCGCAGATGCCAAAGACTGGTCGCGAAATAACCTTCATGCTAAATTTCAATCCGCTGAAATCAATTTTGTTGATGACAATCGGTTTGGAAAGGTCTTGTCGCTCTCTGGAGATAAAAATGCTTTTCTTAGCCTTCCCGGACAAGCTTTAACAGATCTGGAATCTTTGAGTATCTCCGGCTGGATCTATTTACGTTCCAATCAACCCGGCCAGCGTTTTTTTGATTTCGGAAAGGATGCCAATAAGCATTTTTTTGCAGCGCCAACCGGGACAAAACTACAAAAGGGCTACCAGGCGCTTATAACGGCTAAAGGAAATAATGAAAAAGGAGCAGTTGCGCCCACTATAGAAATAAATAAATGGGTTCATCTTGCCATAGTGATTGACATAACTTCTAAAGCTATGATCACGTATGTTGATGGTAAAACAGTGGGCGAAACTAAAAACATACCCTCAGAATTGTCAGAAGTATTCGGTCAGCAATCATTAGATAAAAACCTGCTTTATATTGGGAAATCACTACTGCCTGGAGATCCTAATCTGAATGCCTTGATCCATGATTTTCGCATTTATCGTGTTCCGCTAAATAGAAATCAGGTGGCCACAATTTATAAAAATTCATTAAATAGCGGTCAGGAAAGTACTGCGAATGTAGGTAAACCTGAGGACGACCTGCCACGTTTTCCTGCTCATCAGCCACAGCTTTATAATAATTATTTAGTTCAGGTAGCTGATGTAGAAGTAGAAACAGAGTTAGGGAATTTACCGCGACTACCAAGTTATGTGCAGGGCACTTACCAAAATCATGTTAAAGGTCCTGAGGTGCGTGTGCTCTGGCCATCCGACATCAGCAATACTGCTGTGCTCAAGCCGGGCGCTTATACAATTACAGGACGTGTTCCGGGAACAGCTTTTCAACCTAAAGCACTGGTAACGATAAAGGAATCCGGTAAATCAGTTGCACCACTTTCAAGGCTGACTTCCTTTGAGCTGAACCAGGTAACGCTGGAAGCTGATGATCATGGCCATAAAACCAAGTTCATCGAAAACAGGGATAAGTTTGTCAGCACCTTAGCTAACACAGAGCCTAATTCTTTTCTCTATATGTTTCGTCAGGCATTTGGCCAGAAACAACCCGAGGGAGCGAAGCCATTGGGTGTATGGGACACTGAGGATACCAAACTAAGAGGCCATGCCACAGGTCACTACCTCTCGGCCATAGCCCAGGCTTATGCGGGTACAGGATATGACAAAGCACTTCAGGCCAACTTTGCCAAGAAAATGGAATACATGGTAAATACGCTGTATACCTTATCTAAATTATCTGGAACACCAAAGGAAGCAGGGGCCGCATTTGTGGCTGACCCTAAAGCTGTCCCTTTTGGTCCGGGACGTTCGGCTTTCGATTCTGAGCTCAGCGAAGCGGGTATCCGTAACGATTACTGGAACTGGGGAAAAGGATTTATCAGCGCTTACCCTCCAGATCAGTTCATCATGTTAGAACAGGGAGCCAAATACGGAGGGCAAAAGAACCAGGTATGGGCGCCTTATTATACTTTACATAAAATCTTAGCCGGCCTAATAGAGGTATATGAAGTGAGTGGCAATAAAAAAGCGCTGGAAATAGCGACGAATATGGGGGATTGGGTATACGCGCGACTTAACCAATTGCCACAGGAGACACTGATAAAGATGTGGAATACGTATATCGCTGGCGAGTTTGGAGGAATGAACGAGTCTATGGCCCATCTGTACAAGATTACCGGCGATCAGAAGTACCTGAAAACTGCTCAATTATTTGATAACATCAAAGTTTTCTTCGGTGATACGGCACACTCGCATGGACTGGCCAAAAACGTGGATGTTTTTCGTGGGCTGCATGCCAACCAGCATATCCCTCAAATTGTAGGTAGTATTGAAATGTATAAGGTTTCGAATAAAACGGAGTATTATAAAGTGGCCGATAATTTCTGGCATAAAATGGTAGATGACTATATGTACAGTATTGGCGGAGTTGCAGGTGCACGTAATCCTGCCAATGCGGAATGTTTCGTTAGCCAACCTGCCACCTTGTATGAGAACGGATTATCTGAAGGGGGGCAAAACGAAACTTGCGCCACATATAACTTATTAAAGTTAACTGCCGACCTATTTCTGTTTGAACAGCGTGCAGAGCTAATGGATTATTATGAACGTGCTTTATACAACCATATTCTTGCTTCTGTAGCGGAGAACAGTCCTGCCAATACTTATCACGTGCCACTAAGACCTGGCGCTATCAAACAATTTAGTAACCCGGATATGACTGGTTTTACCTGTTGCAACGGCACAGCAATAGAAAGCAGTACAAAACTGCAGAATTCAATTTATTTTAAAAGTAAAGACAACCAGTCGCTTTATGTGAACTTGTATATCCCTTCTAAACTCGATTGGACAGCACGTAAAATCAAGGTTGAGCAGACAACAGATTTCCCGAAAGAAGATCATACCAAACTAACCATAAAGGGTAGTGGAAAATTTGATCTGCATGTACGTGTGCCGGGTTGGGCTACTAAAGGATTTTTTGTAACCATTAACGGCAGCCCGCAAAACCTGGAAGCTACACCGGGCAGTTACCTGAAAATAACCCGTAAATGGAAAGATGGTGATGTGGTTGAATTAAAAATGCCTTTCCAATTTCACCTGAATCCGCTGATGGACCAGCAGAATGTAGCCAGTTTGTTTTATGGACCGATACTGCTGGCCGCTCAGGAAGCGGAAGTAAGGAAAGATTGGCGTAAAGTAACTTTATACGCTGAAGATATAGAGAAGTCAATTAAGGGTGATCCTCAGCAATTACAATTTACCATTGATGAAGTAGTGTTTAAACCATTTTATAATACTTATGGGCGTCATTCTGTTTACCTGGATGTTACGTTAAAATAG
- a CDS encoding glycoside hydrolase family 127 protein, whose translation MTKNTKNWALTSAILLACTTGVSAQQNDYPIQPVAFTKVHVHDHFWQPKMEVNANVTIPYVIAQCKANGRMDNFLRAGKKLSGDKLSEFPFDDTDVYKAIEGASYSIQNKKNPKLEAYIDTLISIIGAAQEPDGYLFTFRTVNAKKPHEWIGSKRWEKEEILSHELYNAGHLYEAAVAHYQATGKKTLLDIAIKNADLLVTTFGPGKIEEYPGHQIVEIGLSKMYRVTLNKKYLELAKFFLDVRGPKGDAYNQAHKKVVDQHEAVGHAVRAAYMYTGMADIAALTGDTKYLAAIDDIWSDVVQKKLYITGGIGATGNGEAFGEAYQLPNMSAYAETCAAIGNVYWNERMFLLHGDSKYIDVLERTLYNGLLSGVSLSGDRFFYPNPLASMFQHQRSAWISCACCISNMTRFLPSLPGYVYAQDKNDLYVNLFMGNTSKIALSATTVNITQTTDYPWKGKVDLNIDPQKTAQFTLRIRIPGWANQEPVPGDLYRYLEKKSAPVSLSINGKPSSFVSEKGYAVIKRTWKKGDVVSLNLPMETDKIVSNQNVRDDVGRFVLERGPIVYCLEGPDNKDSLVQNIMIDKNAIGTAQYQTNLLNGVDVISIPGQSAKRQLNSDSLLITDQAVKAIPYYAWANRGPSEMTVWIPYEASAARPKPAATIASTSKVSSSVKNKRMFSAIKDQYEPADSKDKNYPYLHWWPAKNSSEYIQYDFNSAQTVSESKVYWYDDGPWGGCRIPVSYKLLYKKGDQWLPVKNTIPYHIGKDKFNTLSFEPVTTTALRMEIQLPADNSSGVHEWAVK comes from the coding sequence ATGACAAAAAACACAAAGAATTGGGCCCTGACTTCGGCTATCTTGCTGGCCTGTACAACAGGTGTATCAGCACAACAGAATGATTATCCAATTCAGCCGGTAGCCTTTACTAAAGTGCATGTACATGATCATTTTTGGCAACCCAAGATGGAAGTCAATGCCAACGTAACCATTCCGTATGTAATTGCTCAGTGTAAAGCAAACGGACGTATGGATAATTTTCTTAGAGCTGGCAAAAAACTAAGCGGGGATAAATTAAGTGAGTTTCCCTTTGACGACACCGACGTTTATAAAGCCATTGAAGGTGCCTCCTACTCCATTCAGAACAAAAAAAATCCCAAACTGGAAGCCTACATTGATACGTTAATCAGCATCATCGGCGCCGCACAGGAACCGGATGGCTACCTCTTTACTTTCAGGACTGTTAATGCAAAAAAACCACATGAATGGATCGGATCTAAAAGATGGGAAAAAGAAGAAATCCTGAGCCATGAGCTCTATAACGCAGGACATCTATATGAAGCAGCGGTAGCACATTACCAGGCAACGGGTAAAAAAACTTTATTAGATATCGCCATCAAAAATGCGGACCTCCTGGTGACAACCTTCGGGCCGGGAAAAATAGAGGAATACCCAGGTCACCAGATTGTGGAGATCGGCCTTTCAAAAATGTACCGGGTAACCTTGAATAAAAAATACCTTGAGCTGGCCAAGTTCTTTTTGGATGTTAGAGGCCCCAAAGGAGATGCCTATAACCAAGCCCATAAAAAGGTTGTTGATCAGCATGAAGCCGTAGGCCATGCCGTGCGGGCAGCGTATATGTACACCGGAATGGCAGACATAGCCGCGCTTACCGGCGATACTAAATACCTGGCCGCCATTGATGACATCTGGAGCGATGTGGTTCAAAAAAAGTTATACATCACCGGAGGGATCGGCGCTACAGGAAATGGGGAAGCTTTCGGAGAAGCTTATCAATTGCCAAATATGTCTGCTTACGCAGAAACCTGCGCAGCCATTGGGAATGTATACTGGAACGAGCGGATGTTTCTTTTACATGGAGATTCAAAATATATTGATGTACTGGAACGAACTCTATATAATGGCTTACTATCCGGTGTTTCGTTAAGCGGTGACCGGTTCTTTTACCCTAACCCTTTAGCTTCCATGTTTCAGCACCAGCGTAGTGCCTGGATCAGCTGTGCTTGCTGTATTAGCAACATGACAAGGTTTTTACCTTCCCTGCCAGGATACGTGTATGCACAGGACAAAAATGATTTATATGTTAATCTTTTCATGGGCAACACCAGTAAAATTGCGCTTAGCGCCACAACTGTAAACATTACACAAACAACAGACTATCCATGGAAGGGAAAAGTTGACCTTAACATTGATCCACAAAAAACTGCTCAATTTACGCTAAGAATCCGGATCCCCGGTTGGGCCAACCAGGAGCCTGTGCCTGGTGACCTTTATCGCTATCTGGAAAAAAAATCTGCGCCGGTAAGCCTTTCCATTAACGGTAAACCAAGTTCTTTTGTCTCAGAAAAAGGTTACGCCGTGATAAAACGTACCTGGAAAAAGGGAGATGTTGTATCCCTGAACCTTCCTATGGAGACCGACAAAATAGTTTCAAATCAGAATGTGCGTGATGATGTCGGGCGCTTTGTATTGGAACGTGGGCCCATTGTTTATTGTTTGGAAGGACCGGACAATAAGGATAGCCTTGTTCAAAACATCATGATTGATAAAAATGCCATTGGAACTGCGCAATACCAAACAAACCTATTAAATGGTGTTGACGTCATCAGCATTCCAGGTCAAAGTGCAAAACGTCAATTGAATAGTGACAGCCTGTTGATTACCGATCAAGCGGTAAAAGCAATTCCGTATTATGCATGGGCAAACAGAGGCCCGAGCGAAATGACTGTCTGGATTCCCTACGAAGCATCCGCAGCCAGACCAAAACCTGCAGCTACAATCGCAAGTACCAGTAAGGTTTCCTCTTCAGTTAAAAATAAAAGAATGTTTTCGGCGATTAAAGACCAGTATGAACCTGCGGACTCCAAAGACAAAAATTATCCATATCTGCATTGGTGGCCGGCAAAAAACTCCAGCGAATATATTCAATATGATTTCAATTCCGCTCAAACGGTGAGTGAATCAAAAGTTTACTGGTATGATGATGGGCCATGGGGCGGCTGTCGTATCCCTGTATCGTATAAATTGCTTTACAAAAAAGGCGATCAATGGCTTCCGGTTAAAAACACCATTCCTTATCACATCGGCAAGGACAAATTTAACACCCTAAGCTTTGAGCCTGTTACAACAACCGCGTTACGGATGGAAATCCAATTACCTGCAGATAATTCGTCAGGGGTTCACGAATGGGCTGTGAAATAG
- a CDS encoding APC family permease: MNQPNPSFKSSLGLMDATMLVAGSMIGSGIFIVSADIVRNVGSSGWLIFVWLITGFMTLAAALSYGELSSMFPKAGGQYIYLKEAYNPLMGFLYGWSFFAVIQTATIAAVGVAFAKFTAYIFPMFSEDLVVADLGFIKISPAQLLSICVIILLTYMNTRGVKSGKVIQTLFTVVKLLSLGGLIIFGFWAIDQQIWKANWTNIWDLHKLVPSGESGSYAFVPALGAIAAAMVGSIFSSDSWHNVTFIAGEVKNPRRNIGLSLFLGTFIVTIIYVAANIMYTGVLTLPEIAAAEKDRVAVTAAQVIFGTSGTLIIAIMIMISTFGCNNGLIMAGARVYYSMAKDGMFFKRAGELNANAVPGYALWVQCIFAGLWCLTGKYGDLLDMISFVVVVFYMLTITGIFILRKNRPDAERPYKAIGYPVLPILYILMGLAFCILLIMFKPKFTWPGLIITLIGIPIYYWILSNSKRRDAAGI, translated from the coding sequence ATGAACCAACCAAATCCCTCTTTTAAATCTTCTCTTGGTCTAATGGATGCCACGATGCTCGTGGCAGGCAGCATGATCGGATCGGGTATTTTTATTGTCAGCGCAGATATTGTTAGAAATGTAGGCAGTTCGGGCTGGCTTATTTTCGTTTGGCTGATTACAGGTTTTATGACGCTTGCCGCCGCATTGAGTTATGGAGAATTGAGTTCGATGTTTCCTAAGGCAGGCGGACAATACATCTATCTTAAGGAAGCTTACAACCCATTGATGGGTTTTCTTTATGGCTGGAGCTTTTTTGCTGTTATCCAAACCGCAACAATTGCTGCTGTAGGGGTTGCTTTTGCAAAATTTACGGCCTATATCTTTCCGATGTTTAGTGAGGACCTCGTTGTTGCCGATCTTGGTTTCATTAAGATTTCCCCGGCACAGCTCTTGTCAATTTGTGTCATCATTTTGCTTACCTATATGAATACCAGGGGCGTGAAAAGTGGAAAGGTCATTCAAACTTTGTTTACAGTGGTTAAGCTATTGAGTTTAGGAGGACTGATTATTTTTGGCTTCTGGGCAATTGATCAACAAATATGGAAAGCCAACTGGACGAATATATGGGATTTGCATAAGTTAGTACCCTCCGGGGAAAGCGGATCTTATGCATTTGTTCCGGCATTAGGTGCTATAGCGGCAGCCATGGTGGGGTCAATATTTAGCAGCGATTCCTGGCATAACGTTACTTTTATTGCTGGCGAGGTTAAAAACCCGAGGCGCAACATCGGCTTGAGTTTGTTTTTAGGAACATTTATAGTGACCATTATCTACGTGGCGGCAAATATAATGTATACCGGCGTGCTGACTCTGCCAGAAATCGCGGCTGCGGAAAAAGACCGGGTAGCGGTTACTGCAGCTCAGGTTATCTTTGGTACTTCAGGAACGCTAATCATTGCCATAATGATTATGATCTCTACATTTGGATGTAACAACGGTTTAATTATGGCCGGTGCGCGTGTATATTATTCCATGGCTAAAGATGGCATGTTCTTTAAAAGAGCCGGCGAATTAAATGCCAATGCAGTACCTGGGTATGCACTTTGGGTGCAATGTATTTTTGCTGGTTTGTGGTGCCTGACGGGGAAATATGGTGATTTACTGGACATGATTTCTTTTGTGGTGGTGGTATTTTATATGCTTACCATTACCGGAATTTTTATTTTGAGAAAAAACAGGCCAGATGCAGAGCGCCCTTATAAAGCGATTGGTTATCCCGTGTTGCCAATTTTGTATATTCTGATGGGATTGGCATTTTGTATCTTGCTAATTATGTTTAAACCAAAGTTTACCTGGCCAGGCTTAATCATTACGCTCATCGGTATCCCGATCTATTACTGGATCCTTTCAAATAGTAAGCGCAGGGATGCCGCAGGTATTTAG
- a CDS encoding dihydrodipicolinate synthase family protein, with protein MGIKWAGVFPAITTKFTSEEELDLDACNKGLEAQLEAGVDGIVIGGSLGEASTLSEEEKFILLKETVKTVAGRVPVVFSIAEQATRVAVAQAIKAEELGASGIMLLPPLRYYASADETIAYFAAVAESTSLDMMIYNNPVDYKIHVTLDMFAELEQYSNITAVKESTRDISNITRMINRFGERYKLFTGVDPLALESIVAGAQGWVAGLVDAFPKETVAIFRLVKAGRIEEAVAINRWFMPLLDLDIHPKLVQYIKLAEVATGTGTENVRAPRLKLVGKEREQILKVINDALAVRPTLPEGSWGILEAQAV; from the coding sequence ATGGGTATCAAATGGGCGGGTGTATTTCCTGCAATTACAACTAAATTTACATCAGAAGAAGAACTTGATCTTGATGCCTGTAACAAAGGGCTCGAAGCACAGCTTGAAGCGGGAGTAGATGGTATTGTTATTGGCGGTTCACTAGGCGAAGCCAGTACATTATCTGAAGAGGAAAAATTCATTTTATTAAAAGAAACTGTTAAAACTGTAGCTGGCAGGGTTCCTGTTGTTTTCAGTATCGCAGAACAGGCTACCAGGGTGGCTGTTGCCCAGGCTATAAAGGCGGAGGAATTGGGGGCATCAGGAATTATGTTGCTTCCTCCTTTACGTTACTATGCATCGGCTGATGAGACCATAGCCTATTTTGCCGCAGTTGCGGAAAGTACTTCATTGGATATGATGATCTATAACAACCCGGTAGATTATAAAATCCATGTTACGCTGGATATGTTTGCAGAGTTGGAGCAGTATTCCAATATAACCGCAGTAAAGGAATCTACACGCGACATCAGCAACATCACCAGGATGATTAACCGCTTTGGTGAGCGTTATAAGTTGTTTACCGGTGTTGATCCATTGGCACTTGAAAGTATTGTTGCCGGCGCACAGGGTTGGGTAGCGGGTTTGGTAGATGCCTTTCCTAAAGAGACGGTGGCGATATTCCGTTTGGTAAAAGCGGGTAGAATTGAGGAGGCAGTAGCGATCAACCGTTGGTTTATGCCTTTACTGGATTTAGACATTCATCCTAAACTGGTACAGTATATAAAACTTGCTGAAGTGGCAACAGGAACGGGTACCGAAAATGTACGTGCACCACGCCTTAAGCTGGTTGGAAAAGAGCGGGAGCAGATTCTTAAGGTGATCAACGATGCATTAGCTGTAAGGCCGACTTTACCGGAAGGTAGCTGGGGAATTTTGGAAGCTCAGGCAGTATGA
- a CDS encoding aldehyde dehydrogenase (NADP(+)) produces MIGKNIVASAYVENVEESFVAFAVATGEALEYKFFNASAKNIDEAVNAAKAAHQVYKKINKHLKASFLRTIAEEIEAIGEVLINRASAESGLPLARLTGELGRTTGQLRLFANLVEEGSWVNAIIDEAQPERKPLPKPDIRRMMVPLGPVVVFGASNFPLAFSVAGGDTASALAAGCPVIVKAHPAHPGTSALVGGAIVRAVEKMGLPKGVFSLLFDSGYTVGAALVAHPEVKAVTFTGSYKGGMALVKLAQERQQPIPVFAEMGSINPVILLPEALDERAEEIASTYAGSITLGAGQFCTNPGLLLAIQSPALQLFINKLVDLIKVVPSATMLTPGICENYQKLSQQILEEQGVELLSVSDALNDAAKNQALASVAKVTATAFLANPKLQEEIFGPYSLLVVAEDLIQLLQVVNVLEGQLTTTIMSAKNELSKYTDLLNRLTDVTGRLILNGVPTGVEVCAAMQHGGPFPATNDSRFTSVGSTAVYRFVRPLAWQDWEDELLPDELKKSNPLNIFRLTDQNWSKA; encoded by the coding sequence ATGATCGGAAAAAATATTGTTGCCTCAGCTTATGTTGAAAACGTAGAGGAAAGCTTTGTCGCTTTTGCGGTGGCCACGGGAGAAGCGCTGGAGTATAAATTTTTTAATGCTTCGGCAAAGAATATAGATGAGGCTGTAAATGCGGCAAAAGCTGCACACCAGGTTTATAAAAAGATCAATAAACATCTTAAAGCTTCCTTTTTAAGAACAATAGCAGAAGAGATTGAAGCTATTGGAGAGGTACTCATTAATCGTGCATCGGCAGAAAGTGGTCTGCCGCTTGCCCGTTTAACCGGCGAGTTGGGACGTACAACCGGACAGCTTAGGCTTTTTGCCAATCTGGTTGAAGAAGGATCCTGGGTAAATGCCATCATTGATGAGGCACAGCCAGAACGCAAGCCTTTGCCAAAACCAGACATCCGCAGGATGATGGTACCGCTTGGTCCGGTAGTAGTTTTTGGTGCCAGTAATTTTCCTTTGGCGTTTTCTGTTGCTGGTGGCGATACTGCATCCGCATTGGCGGCAGGTTGCCCGGTTATTGTAAAAGCACATCCGGCACATCCGGGTACAAGTGCCCTTGTGGGGGGGGCTATTGTACGTGCGGTAGAAAAAATGGGATTACCTAAAGGGGTATTTTCCTTGCTTTTTGATAGTGGTTATACTGTTGGCGCAGCATTAGTGGCGCATCCTGAAGTAAAAGCTGTAACCTTTACTGGTTCGTATAAAGGAGGGATGGCCCTGGTTAAGCTTGCACAAGAAAGGCAGCAGCCGATCCCTGTTTTTGCCGAGATGGGCAGTATTAATCCGGTAATTTTGCTGCCAGAGGCATTAGATGAGCGGGCGGAAGAAATTGCATCCACCTATGCAGGGTCAATAACCCTTGGTGCGGGGCAATTTTGTACCAATCCGGGATTGTTACTCGCTATTCAATCTCCCGCATTACAGCTGTTTATTAACAAATTGGTAGATTTAATAAAGGTGGTTCCATCTGCAACGATGCTAACACCGGGCATTTGCGAGAATTATCAAAAACTTTCACAGCAAATCTTAGAAGAGCAAGGCGTTGAATTGCTCAGTGTGTCGGATGCCTTGAATGATGCAGCTAAAAACCAGGCCTTGGCTAGTGTAGCAAAGGTAACTGCTACTGCTTTTTTAGCCAATCCAAAGTTGCAGGAAGAGATTTTTGGGCCTTATTCGTTGTTGGTTGTTGCGGAAGATCTGATACAGTTACTGCAGGTGGTAAATGTATTGGAAGGGCAGCTTACCACAACGATAATGTCCGCAAAAAACGAGCTTTCAAAATATACAGATTTGCTGAACAGGCTTACAGATGTTACGGGACGTTTGATCTTAAATGGTGTACCTACAGGGGTTGAAGTTTGTGCCGCTATGCAGCATGGAGGGCCATTTCCGGCTACCAATGACAGCCGTTTTACTTCGGTGGGTTCAACAGCTGTATACCGTTTTGTAAGACCGCTGGCTTGGCAGGATTGGGAAGATGAACTCTTGCCAGACGAACTTAAAAAAAGTAATCCTTTAAATATTTTCAGGTTAACTGATCAAAATTGGAGTAAAGCGTAA
- a CDS encoding 4-hydroxyproline epimerase, with translation MGNKTFFCVDAHTCGNPVRLVAGGGPVLKGANMSEKRQHFLKEYDWIRTALMFEPRGHDMMSGSILYPPHDPENDVAVLFIETSGCLPMCGHGTIGTITIAIEEGLIQPKIPGRLRMEAPAGLVHIEYVQSGNKVDSVKLTNVASYLAAQDLTVECPDLGMITFDVAYGGNFYAIVDPQEHFSGIQDYTAGQLIAWSQVIRKRINEQYTFVHPLDATINGCSHILWAGDTLDAGSTARNAVFYGDKAIDRSPCGTGTSARMAQWHAKGKLNKGDLFIHESFIGSKFTGKVEDVVKMDKYEAIIPSIEGWAKVYGYNTIKIDNDDPYAHGFQVI, from the coding sequence ATGGGGAATAAAACTTTTTTTTGTGTAGATGCACACACTTGCGGTAATCCCGTAAGGTTGGTTGCTGGTGGTGGTCCCGTATTAAAAGGGGCAAATATGAGCGAAAAGCGTCAGCATTTTCTAAAAGAGTACGATTGGATCCGTACCGCATTAATGTTTGAGCCAAGGGGCCACGACATGATGTCGGGTAGTATCCTTTATCCGCCTCATGATCCGGAGAATGATGTAGCTGTTTTATTTATAGAAACAAGTGGTTGCCTGCCTATGTGCGGACATGGCACTATTGGTACCATAACCATTGCCATAGAAGAGGGTTTAATCCAACCTAAAATCCCGGGGCGCCTTCGTATGGAAGCGCCAGCAGGGCTGGTACATATTGAGTATGTACAATCGGGGAATAAAGTTGATTCAGTAAAATTAACCAATGTAGCCTCTTACCTGGCTGCGCAGGACTTAACTGTTGAATGCCCTGATCTTGGTATGATCACTTTTGATGTGGCCTATGGGGGTAATTTTTATGCCATTGTTGATCCGCAGGAGCATTTTAGTGGCATTCAGGACTATACTGCTGGTCAATTGATTGCCTGGAGTCAGGTCATTAGAAAGCGAATTAACGAACAGTACACCTTTGTACATCCATTAGATGCCACCATCAATGGCTGTAGTCATATTTTGTGGGCTGGAGATACGCTGGATGCGGGATCAACTGCCAGAAATGCTGTGTTTTATGGCGATAAAGCGATTGACCGTTCGCCATGTGGTACAGGCACCTCGGCACGTATGGCCCAATGGCATGCTAAAGGTAAACTTAACAAGGGCGATCTCTTCATTCATGAGAGTTTTATAGGAAGTAAATTTACCGGAAAGGTTGAGGATGTGGTTAAAATGGATAAGTACGAGGCCATCATACCGAGTATTGAGGGCTGGGCCAAGGTTTACGGTTACAACACAATTAAGATAGATAATGATGACCCATACGCACATGGTTTTCAGGTCATCTAA